From the Pseudomonas lalucatii genome, the window TAATGGGCGGCCAGGGCGCCGCCCAGGCTCTGGCCGAGGACGTACAGCGGCCTGTCGCGGACCGGCGGGGCGCGCTCCAGCCAGGCGAAGGCCGCCTCCAGGTCCTGGTACACCGCCGGCAGGCTCGGCGCCCCCTCGGACAGGCCGTAGCCGCGGTAGTCCAGCATCAGGACCTGGTAGCCCTGCTCCGGCAACCACCAGATGCCGCCGAGGTGGCTGGCCAGGTTGCCGCCATTGCCGTGCAGGTGCAGCACCGTGCCCCTGACCTCGACCCCGGCCTTGGCCGGTAGCCACCAGGCATGCAGACGGGTGCCGTCGGCGGCCCTCAGGTATTCGTCCTGGTAGTCCAGACGCGCCTTGGCCGGGGTGAACGGCAGGCCGCGCTCGGGATAGAACAGCAGTTCGCTGCAGCCGTGCAGGCAGAGCAGCACGGCCAGCAACCAGCAGCGCCGCCTCACTTGCCTCCGGCGCGTACTTCTTCACGCGCCTTGAAGGTCGCCTCGTACACGCGCTCGGCCAGGCGCGAGAACGGCAGGCTCTGAATCCACACGGTTCCGCTGCCCTTGAGCGTCGCCAGGAGGATGCCCTCGCCACCGAACAGCATGCTCTTCAGGCCGCCGGCCAGGGCGATGTCGTAGTCGATCCCCGCGCTGAACGCCACCAGGCAGCCGGTGTCCAGGCGCAGGGTCTCGTCGTGCAGCTCCTTGCGGATCACCGTGCCGCCGGCATGCACGAAGGCCAGGCCGTCGCCCTCGAGCTTCTGCAGGATAAAGCCCTCGCCGCCGAAGAAACCGGCGCCCAGGCGCTTGTTGAAGCTGATGCCGAGCGCCGTGCCGTGGGCCGCGCAGAGGAAGGCGTCCTTCTGGCAGATCAGCCGGCCACCCACTTCGGCCAGCTGGATCGGCACCACGGTCCCCGGATAGGGCGCGGCGAAAGCCACCCGCGCCGGCCGCGCGCCGGCGTTGGAAAAATGCGTCATGAACAGCGACTCGCCGGTGAGCAGGCGCTTGCCGGCACCCCACAGCTTGCCCAGCACCCCGCTCGCCGAACCGTCACCCATCCGCGTCTCGAAGCGCACGCCCTCGGTCATGTAATTCATTACCCCGGCCTCGGCGATCACCGTCTCGCCCGGGTCGAGGATGATTTCCACGCTCTGCGCCGCGGTGCCGAGGATTTCGTAATCGAGCGGGTGGCTGGGCATTCGAGACTCCTGCCGATGAGAGCGAGCGCCTGCCCGCAGGGTCAGGCGCGTCGAGCGCGAAACTCAGGCCGGGCGCACCCCGCCTGAACCGGGCGCCTAGAGGATATTGGCGTAGTCGGCCTCGATCCGGTCCAGGCTCAGATGGTTGAGGAAGTTGGAGAAACACATCCACGCCGACAGCGAGTTGAGGTCGCTGAATTGCGGCGGCAGGTACTTCGGCGCCACCACCAGGCCCTCGTCGACCAGCTGGCGCAGGGTGCGCATGTCCTCAAGAGTGGTCTTGCCACAGAACAGCAGCGGAATCTGCTCCAGCTTGCCCTTGCGCACGGCCAGCTGGATGTAGTTGTAGACCATGATGAAACCCTTCAAATAGGACAGGTCCTTGGTGAAGGGTAGTCCGGTCGGGGACGATCCGCGAAAGGCGCGGCTGGCATTGCTGTAGCTGTCCTCCAGGCTGAAACCCTGCTCGCGGTAGAAGCCACACACTTGGAGGAAGTCGGCGCCCTCCTCGGCCATGTGGATGGCGCGGGTGCGGTTGGTCAGCTTGCGCAGGCGGGTCGGGTAGGAGGCGAAGGCGATCACCTCCATGAGGATCGCCAGGCCCTCCTGGGTCACGGTGGACGAGGGCGGCCCCTTGGCCAGGAAGGTACAGATGGGCTGGTTCTGTCCGTTCAGCGTGGTCGCCACATGCACCAGGCCCTCGTGCACCTCCAGGGCCTTGACGTCGCGCTCGTTGAACTTGGCGTCGGTGCGGATCTTGATGTAGTCGGCGCCGGCCGCCGCGTCGGCGAGGATGCCGTCGGACTCGAACACCCGGATGGTCTCCTCCGCCTCGCCGAACACCTTGTTCAGGCGATGCTGCAGCAGATCGACCGCCTGCTTGGCGCAGAGGTTCTTCGGCTCGTCCTCGAGGTCGCCGCGACGGTCGATGTTGTTCAGGAACTCGGAGAACATCAACCCCAGGTCGGAGAGGGTCGGGTCGCCGGCGTGGAAGGCGTCGGACGCCGCGCCGTAGAGGTCCTGGGAGATCAGGCCGAAATCCTCGGTGCCGCGCGCCTCGAGCATGCGGATGACCATGCGGTACTCGCGGCACATGCGCCGCATGATCTGGCCGACCGGGTTGAACTGGCCGAGCTGACGGGTGATGTCGCGCTCGATGTTCTGGAATTCCAGCTTCTTCGCCGCGGTGTCGAACGCCAGCGGGCGCCCGGCATAGTAGTCGCGATCCACCGCCGGCAGCTGCTTGCCCTTGTGCTTGAGAAAGTCGGCGCGGATGGTGTCGTCCCACTTCACCGCATCCAGCACGCGGATCGGCGTCTGCGCCTCGACGATGCGGTCGGACAGCCCGCGCACCGTCAGTTGGTAGTCACCCAGCTCGTTGAGACTGTTCATTGATTCCTCGTTGTGGCGCCCGCTCGCCGGGAGCGGGGCGAATTACTGGCCGACGCGCTGGTAGCGCGCGACTTCGACGAAGACGTCCGAATTGGCCGGGTCGTCGAGGTAGGCGAACACCTGCTCCAGCGGGCTGGTGATCAGGGCGCCCTCGCCCTGCGGGGTCTCCACCGCCTCGCCCTCCAGCACGCCCTGCTCCAGCTCCTGGAGGATGCGGTCGACATCCAGGCTGTAGAGCAGCAGCTCGTTGCCGGTGGTCAGCTCGAACCCGGCGATGGCGAAGTTCGCCCCCATGCGCTTCGGCAGGCCGACCGAGAGGTACCAGCGGCGGCCATGGTGGGCCACGGTGAAACCGTATTGCTTGAGGCTGTCGAGGTTCTCCGGGTCGTCCACGTAGGTCTCGGCCTTGTAGACGTTGGAGCCGGCCCGGCTGATGCGCAGGAACAGCCGCTCGCCCCACTCGTTGGTGCGCGCCCACTCGCCGAGCAGCGGTATGGGCGCCGCCTCGTTGGCCGGGATCGGGTCCTTGAACGTGACCAGGCAGCCACTCAGTAGCAGGAAGGACAAGGCGACCACCATACGCCAGGCTCTCATTACGCTCTCCTTGTGAAACGCTTCGGCATCGCGCCGGTCGGCCCCAGCGGCCCTTCCTTTAAGACAAACCCCGCCGCGGCGGGGTTCGGTGCGAGGCCATGCCCCATTTATAACTTAAGCGTATAACACAGTCGCTCGCCCGGAGTCCGTGCCGGTTCGGCGAACGAGCTCAGAGCCCCAGCACCAAGTGCATATAGCGTTTAAGAATGGCCAACATGCCCTGGTTGTCCAGATGCTCGACGCCGTCGAGCAGGCCCTGGTACTCCATGCGCCGGATGATCGCGGTCAACAGCTGGGCATCCTGCTCCGGCTGGTGCGAACCGAGCACCTGGAAGAAACGGATGACGCCCTGGGAGAGGATCTGCCCGTGGGCGCGCACCAGCTCGTGCAGGCCCGGATTGAGCAATGCCTCCTGGTGGAACGCCTGCTCGGCGAGCAGGTGCTCGCGGCGATTGACCAACTGGTAGCGCACGTACTCCACCGCCAGGCGGGCGATCTCGTCGGCCAGGTGGCGGCGCGCCTCGGGGGTGCCGTCCAGATTGCCGACCAGCTCCTGCAGCACGCCCTCGGTACTGCTCCAGAACTTCGCCATATAGGCGGCGCTGCGCTCGACGAACTGGGCGAAGGTATCGGTGATCAGGTCGTCGATGTCTTTGAAGTAGTAGGTGGTGGCCGACAGGGGCACGCCCGCCTCGGCCGCCACCGCGCGGTGGCGCACGGCACGCACGCCCTCGCGCACGATGATGCGCATGGCCGCGTCGAGGATCGCCTGGCGGCGCTGTTCGCTGCCTTGCCGACTGGCCTTGCGCCCCAGGTACTGGACGCTTTCGGCGACGGCGCTGGCCACGCGGGCGGCATTTTCTGGAACGGGCACATGGGACACGACGGGCAAACCTCCTGCGCGATCGTACTGACTTCGGCTGCGCTGTTCAGTCTCTAGGATAATGCCACGCGCCGGTGACAAAAAAGCCGCCCGGAGGCGGCTTGTTTTCGTGCATCAGGCCTGCGGGCGCATGTGCGGGAAGAGGATCACGTCGCGAATCGACGGCGCATCGGTGAGCAGCATGACCAGACGGTCGATGCCGATGCCCTCGCCGGCGGTCGGCGGCATGCCGTACTCCAGGGCGCGGACGAAGTCGGCGTCGTAGTGCATGGCCTCGTCGTCGCCGGCGTCCTTGTCCGCCACCTGGGCCATGAAGCGCTCGGCCTGGTCCTCGGCATCGTTCAGCTCGGAGTAGGCGTTGGCGATCTCGCGGCCGCCGATGAACAGCTCGAAGCGGTCGGTGACGCTCGGGTCCTGGTCGTTGCGCCGGGCCAGCGGCGACACCTCGAAGGGGTACTGGGTGATGAAGGTCGGCTGCTCCAGCTTGTGCTCGACCAGCTCCTCGAAAATCATCACCTGCAGCTTGCCCAGGCCCTCGAAGCCCAGCACCTTGGCGCCGGCCGCCTTGGCGATGGCACGGGCCTTGTCGATGTCGCGCAGGTCCTGCGCGCTGATCTCGGGGTTGAACTTGAGGATGGAGTCGAACACCGACAACCGGGCGAAGGGCTCGCCGAAGTGGAACACCTTGCCCTGGTAGGGCACGTCGGTGCTGCCCAGCACCAGCAGGGCCAGCTCGCGGAACAGTTCCTCGGTCAGGTCCATGTTGTCTTCGTAGTCGGCGTAGGCCTGGTAGAACTCGAGCATGGTGAACTCGGGGTTGTGCCGGGTCGACACGCCCTCGTTGCGGAAGTTGCGGTTGATCTCGAAGACCTTCTCGAAGCCGCCGACCACCAGGCGCTTGAGGTACAGCTCCGGGGCGATGCGCAGGAACATCTGCATGTCCAGGGCGTTGTGGTGGGTCTCGAACGGCTTGGCCGCGGCGCCGCCGGGGATGCTCTGCAGCATCGGCGTCTCCACTTCGAGGAAGTCGCGCTGCATGAGGAAGTTGCGGATATGGGCGATCACCTGGGAGCGCACGCGGAAGCTGTGGCGCACCTCCTCGTTGACCATCAGGTCGACGTAGCGCTGGCGATAGCGCTGCTCGGTGTCGGTCAGGCCGTGGAACTTGTCCGGCAGCGGGCGCAGCGACTTGGTCAGCAGGCGCACCTCGGTCATTTCCACGAACAGGTCGCCCTTGCCGGAACGGGCCAGGGTGCCCTCGGCGGCGATGATGTCGCCCAGGTCCCAGTGCTTGACCGCTTCCAGGGTCTCGGCCGGCAGGGTCTTGCGGTTGACGTAGAGCTGGATGCGCCCGCTCATGTCCTGGATCACCATGAAGGCGCCGCGGTTGAGCATGATGCGCCCGGCGACCTTGACCGGAATGGCGGCCTCGGCCAGGGCCTCCTTGGAGGCGTCGACGTACTGTTTCTGCAGGTCCGCGCAGTAGCAGGTACGGCGGAAGTCATTGGGGAAGGGATTGCCCTGCTCGCGCAAGGCGGCGAGCTTTTCCTTGCGCTGGGCAATCAGCTTGTTTTCTTCCTGTTGCAGTTCGTGCTGGTCGTGGTCGAGAGGTTGGTCGCTCATGGTCTGTCGTCTATTCCTGTAACCCTAGGTTGGCGCTGAGCGCAGCGATGCCCAACATCCGGCCTCTGGGCCGGCCTGCTACGCGCATGCAGCGCCGCTCGTCGGGCCTGACGCGGCCCGACCTGCATGGCGTGAGTGTTACAGCCCCTGTTTCAGGCTGGCCTCGAGGTACTCGTCGATATCGCCGTCGAGCACGTTGACGCAATCGCTTCGCTCGATATTGGTGCGCAGATCCTTGATCCGCGACTGGTCGAGCACATAGGAGCGGATCTGGTGGCCCCAGCCGATGTCCGACTTGGAGTCTTCCAGGGCCTGGGAGGCGGCGTTGCGCTTCTGCATCTCCTGCTCGTACAACTTGGCCCGCAGCATCTTCATGGCGGTGTCCTTGTTGGCGTGCTGGGAGCGCTCGTTCTGGCAGCTGACCACGGTATTGGTCGGCACGTGGGTGATACGCACCGCCGAGTCGGTGGTGTTGACGTGCTGACCGCCGGCCCCGGAGGAGCGGTAGGTGTCGATGCGCAGATCGGCCGGGTTGATCTCGATCTCGATGTTGTCGTCGATTTCCGGGGAGACGAACACCGCGGTGAACGAGGTGTGGCGGCGGTTGCCGGAGTCGAACGGGCTCTTGCGCACCAGGCGATGCACGCCGATCTCGGTGCGCAGCCAGCCGAAGGCGTATTCGCCCTTGATATGCACTGTGGCGCCCTTGATGCCCGCCACTTCGCCGGCGGACAGCTCCATGATGGTGGCGTCGAAGCCACGCTTGTCGGCCCAGCGCAGGTACATGCGCAGCAGCATGTTGGCCCAGTCCTGGGCCTCGGTGCCGCCGGAGCCGGCCTGGATGTCCAGGTAGGCGTTGTTCGGGTCCATCTCGCCGCTGAACATGCGGCGGAATTCCAGCTTCTCGAGGATCCCGCGCAGGCGCGCGACCTCGACGGCGACGTCGTCGACGGCGCCCTGGTCGCCTTCCTCGGCGGCCATCTCCAGCAGGTCGCGGGAGTCGGCCAGGCTGCCGCCCAGGTCATCGAGGGTCTCGACGATCAGCGCCAGGGAGGCGCGCTCACGCCCCAGGTTCTGGGCGTATTCCGGGTCGTTCCAGACGTTCGGGTCTTCCAGCTCGCGGTTTACTTCGACCAGACGATCATGCTTGTGATCGTAGTCAAAGATACCCCCGAATAGTCTGGGTGCGCTCGGACAGGTCCTTGATGCTGTTAAGGATCGGGTTGATTTCCATGGCAGGCGGCACTCGCAGGTCAAACTTTCGAAAAGCCGACGAGTATACCCCAGTCGGGCGGCGCCGACAGCCCACCCCGCCCCTTTGCGCCGAGCAGGGCGATACCCGGCGACAGTTCGTCGGATTCGCCGAGGCACACGCGCCGATATTGGCTAGCATCACAGCATAATCCGATCAGTAATTGACGCCGTTTAGATGGCGCACCAGAAGAATAACCCGGTTGCAGGCTATGGATCAGCGACAGCCCAGCAGTAGTCCCGACCATGACACAAAACCGGCCGCCCAAGCTCCACGCCCCTGCCCTCCGCTATCTGCGCATCCTGCTGGCGACATTGCTGTGCGCCATTGCCGGCCCCGGTCGCGCCGAGCCGACATCCGCCCTCGGCTCGGCCATCGCCGAGGCCCGCCTGACCAGCTGGCATATCCTGATCGCCCGGGGGCGTGACGCGGACGAGCGCAGCAAGCTGGAGGCGGTCAACGATTTCATCAACAATGCCGTGGCGTTCGGCGACGATCTCGACATCTGGGGCGAGGAAGAGTACTGGGCGACGCCGCTGCAGACCCTGACCCGCGGCCGCGGCGACTGCGAAGACTTCGCCATCGGCAAGTACTTCACCCTGGTGCGCATGGGCGTGCCCAGCGACAAGCTGCGCCTGACCTTCGTCAAGGCCCTGAGCCGCAATCAGGCGCACATGGTCTTGACCTACTACCCGACCCCCAACGCCCAGCCACTGGTCCTCGACAACCTCGAGCGCGACATCAGGCCTGCCGCCGAGCGCGGCGACCTGCTGCCGGTGTACGCCTTCAACCATCACGGCATCTTCCTGGCCAAGTCGCCGCAACAGAAATCCCGTCAGTCGCCACGGATGCTCTCGCGCTGGAGCGAGCTCAACGAACGCATCGTGGCCGACGGCGCCGGCCTGCCCGGCACCCCGGCACCCCGCCTGGACGGCGGGCAGGGCTGAGGCTCATACCGGCAGCGCCGCTCAGCGCGGCGCCAGGTGCGCCACCAGCAGCTGCACGCTCTCCTGGCCGCGGTACTCGTTGACGTCGAGCTTGTAGGCCAGCTCGACCCAGCGCACCATCGGGTTGGGCCAGACCTCGCGGTCGACGTTGAAGGCGATGCCGTCCAGGGTGCGGCCGCCACACTCGGTCTTGAGCACCAGCTTCAGGTGTTTGTCGCCCACCACGCGCTGCTGGACGATCTGGAACAGGCCGTGGAACAGCGGCTCGGGGAAATGCTGGCCCCAGGGCCCGGCATGACGCAGTTCCTTGGCCAGGGGCAGGTGGAACTCCTCCACCGACAGGCAGCCATCGGACAGCAGGCGCCCGGTCAGGTCCTCCTCGCAGAGCTGGCGGCGCACCTCGGCATCGAAGGCCACGGCGAAAGCGCCGAAGTGCTCCTGCGGCAGCGACAGCCCGGCGGCCATGGCATGCCCGCCGAACTTGCTGATCAGCCCAGGGTGGCGAGCCGCCACCGCATCCAGGGCGTCGCGGATGTGCAAACCCGGCACCGAGCGCGCCGAGCCCTTGAGCACGCCCGCGCCGGCATCGGCGAAGGCGATGGCCGGGCGGTGGTAGCGCTCCTTCAGGCGCGAGGCGAGGATGCCGATCACCCCCTGATGCCAGTCCGCCTCGAACAGGCACAGGCCGAACGGCAGGCTTTCCACCGGCAGCTCCTTGAGCTGGGCCAGGGCCTCGCGCTGCATGCCCTGCTCGATGGCCTTGCGGTCCTGGTTGAGCTGGTCCAGCTGTACCGCCATGTCGCGCGCCAGCGCCTCGTCCTCGCACAGCAGGCATTCGATGCCCAGGCTCATGTCGTCCAGGCGTCCGGCGGCGTTCAGGCGCGGCCCGAGGATGAAGCCCAGGTCGGTGGAGCTGATGCGCCCAGGGTCGCGCCCGGCCACCTCGAGGATCGCCCGCAGCCCGGGCCGGGCCCGGCCGGCGCGGATGCGCGCCAGGCCCTGATGCACCAGGATGCGGTTGTTGGCATCCAGCGGCACCACGTCGGCCACGCTGCCCAGAGCCACCAGATCGAGCAGTTCGGCCAGGTTCGGCTCGGCCACGCTGGCCCGGGCGAACCAGTCCAGCTCGCGCAGCCGCGCACGCAGGGCCAGCAGCACGTAGAACATCACGCCGACCCCGGCCATGGCCTTGCTCGGAAATTCGCAACCCGGCTGATTGGGGTTGACGATGGCGTCGGCCGCCGGCAGCTCGGGGCCGGGCAGGTGGTGATCGGTGACCAGCACCTTGAGCCCGGCAGCCTTGGCCGCCGCCACGCCCTCGACGCTGGAGATGCCGTTGTCCACGGTGATCAGCAATTGCGGCTGGCGCTCGAGGGCGACGGCGACGATTTCCGGGGTCAGGCCGTAGCCGTATTCGAAGCGATTGGGCACCAGGTAATCGACCTGGGCGGCACCGAGCAGGCGCAGGCCCAGCACCCCGACCGTACTGGCGGTGGCGCCGTCGGCGTCGAAGTCGCCGACGAGCAGCAGGCGCTGGCGCCGCTCCAGGGCCTCGACCAGCAGGGCAACCGCCGCCTCGATACCCTTGAGCTGCCGGTAGGGAATCAACCGCGCCAGGCCCTTGTCCAGCTCGGCCGCCGACTGCACGCCGCGGGCGGCGTAGAGACGGGTCAGCAGCGGCGGCAGATCGCCCAGGTCGGGCAGGGTTTCAGGCAGCGGGCGGGGTTCGATACGCATCGGGGTTCCAGTATCTGTTCTATGCAAACAAACCGTGGGGCGGTAAACCGCGCTGCGATTTCCACCGGAAGCCGGTGGAGGCAAACAGCGGCAGCCACCCCACGAAAGCGATCAGCGGTCGCCGACCAGCCACTCCAGGGGGATCTCGTGCTGGCCGCGCTCGTCGGTGACGAACAGCTCGCCGTCGCTGATCATCACGCTCCAGCTCAGCGCCCGCGGCATGTCCAGGGCCAGGCTGGCGAGGGCCTCCTGGCCCACCGCGACGACGTTGATGTTCTTCAGGCTGCGTACCGGGTCGAGCGCCTTGGTCTGCCACACCCGCAGGTTGCCGTAGGCCACCAGGCTGAACTTCTCGGTGCGCCGCGAGCACCAGGTGATGCGTTCGCTGTCCGGCTGGCCGACCTCGATCCAGTGCAGCACCCGGTCGTCCAGGCTCTTCTCCCACAACGCCGGCTCATCGACATCGGACAGGCCACGACCGAAGGCCAGCTGCTCGTGATAGAACAGCGCATAGGCGATCAGCCGCGCGGCCAGGCGCTCCTCGGTTTCCGAGGGATGGCGAGCGACGGTGAAACGCAGGCTCTGGTAGACGCTGCGGTCGATATCGGTGAGGTTCAGGTCGATCTTGTAGGTGGTGGACGGCAGGGCCATTGGCGGGCTTCTTGGCTGGGCGAAAAGGCCGCAAGTCTAACCCGAAACGGCCACCGCCGGGCCGGCGCGTCAGCAACGCATCTGCCGTTCGCTACCGTCCTCGGGGTCCAGGTAATGGATGATCGCCTGGCTGGTGCTCAGCTCGACCTGCAGCCGGCAATGGTGCTGGCCGTGGCGCCAGGCCATCGCCAGGCTGCTGTCGCCGGACTGGATCAGCTCGAAGCGCCCGTCGAAGGCCGGGTGCCGGCAGCGAAAGCGCATCAGCGCCAGCAGGCGCTGCACCACCGGCCGCTGCAGCGCCTCCTGCGCCTCGGCCAGGCCGTAGTAGTGGCGATTGACGTCGCGCGCCTCGCCACTGCGTTCGGCCAGCTCGAAATCGTTGCAACCCGCCAGCAGGCCGACGTAGTAGACCTGGGGAAGGCCCGGGGCAAAAAACTGGATGGCCCGCGCGGCGATATAGGCCTCGTCGTTGCGCATCAGCGCCTCGTAGAAGGTGCAGGTCAACTGGTAGATGGCCCCGACGCTGTGCACGTTGACCGCCGAGCGGCGCATGATCGGATCGGCGCTGCGGGTCGAGACCTCGTCGACCAGGTAGCGGATCTCCGCCTCCGGCAGCACGCCCTCGACATCGGGAATGCAGATGCCGTCATGGGTATCCAGCACGGTGATCTGGTTGCGCGGGCACATGCGCAGCCACTGCTTGAGGTAGCGGCCGTTGCCGGCGAGGAAGGCATGCAGCACCAGGGGCGGCAGGGCGAAGGCATAGGGGCGCATGCCGCGCCGCGAGATGGCGTACTGGTAGCTGATGTGGTCGTGCACCTCCGGGAGCATCTCGGCGCCGTACTTGGCGCCGGTCTCGCGAAACCATTCGAGGATGCGGTAGACGTCCGGCTCGACCAGGAAGCAGCTGCTGCCGATGCGCTTGGTGGTGTAGCCGAAGGCGTCCAGGCGGAACAGCTTGACCCCGCGCGCGGCGAGGAAGGCCATGTACTCCTCCATCAACCGGTAGGTCTGCGGCGACTCGTAGTTCAGGTCGATCTGCCGCTCGGTGAAGGTGCACCAGACCCGACACTGGCTGCCATCGGCCAGCTGCACCCGGCGAAAGGGCTCCTTCTCCTTGCGGATATGGATCTTCGCCAGGTCCTCCAGGGCGATCTCGCCCAGCTTGTCGACCTGCACGAACAACTCGGCATGGGGCGATGCCTGGCCCCGGGCGAGGAAGTCGAGGAACTGCGGCGACTCGTCGGCGATATGGCTGATGATCAGGTCGACGCACAGGTCGAAGCGCGCCGAGATGCGCTCCACGTCCGCCCAGTCGCCGTAGCGCGGGTCCACCGCCATATGGGTCAAGGGCGAGAAGCCGCCGTCGGCATTGGACGGGTACAGCGGCAGGATGTGCACGCCGCCCAGGGCATCGCCCAGCCGCCCGTCGAGCAGCTGGTAGAGCTCGCCGAGGTTGCGGCCGAGGCGGTCGGGATAGGTGATCAACTGGACGGCGTTGCGCAGTGGCATGCGTACTCCCGACGGCTTGAGTGCATTGCGAGCCCATGGCCCCTGCCCCCTCGTGTAGGTGAAACCCCGCCGGTTCGTCAAGCCGGGCACCCTGGCGCAGCCGTGCCGGAGGCGGCGAGCCGGGCGCGACCGATCGAC encodes:
- the gtfA gene encoding sucrose phosphorylase gives rise to the protein MPLRNAVQLITYPDRLGRNLGELYQLLDGRLGDALGGVHILPLYPSNADGGFSPLTHMAVDPRYGDWADVERISARFDLCVDLIISHIADESPQFLDFLARGQASPHAELFVQVDKLGEIALEDLAKIHIRKEKEPFRRVQLADGSQCRVWCTFTERQIDLNYESPQTYRLMEEYMAFLAARGVKLFRLDAFGYTTKRIGSSCFLVEPDVYRILEWFRETGAKYGAEMLPEVHDHISYQYAISRRGMRPYAFALPPLVLHAFLAGNGRYLKQWLRMCPRNQITVLDTHDGICIPDVEGVLPEAEIRYLVDEVSTRSADPIMRRSAVNVHSVGAIYQLTCTFYEALMRNDEAYIAARAIQFFAPGLPQVYYVGLLAGCNDFELAERSGEARDVNRHYYGLAEAQEALQRPVVQRLLALMRFRCRHPAFDGRFELIQSGDSSLAMAWRHGQHHCRLQVELSTSQAIIHYLDPEDGSERQMRC